The proteins below are encoded in one region of Eulemur rufifrons isolate Redbay chromosome 2, OSU_ERuf_1, whole genome shotgun sequence:
- the CIMAP1C gene encoding protein CIMAP1C, with protein sequence MKLPQGTRYSVFYAQHPEKKEQLPSWQEIKQTPVIMAMLKGPGPAKYLRPSCTGYIEHDSSMFQEPAYTLHSRHSEKRITDVCSPGPCYFLDPKITRFGMSSCPQVPNEEHVANQRLSPTLAPCHYCFEKIPPPAERKAPRHTFGYRCPYRVMDPNPAPNRYQLPSLLGPNNPVSRAAPCYSLASPDKYWFYKEDVAGGPGPAMHARPEPSVYQNRSPVYSMAKRFGYPLDHTPRPGPGSHEVQQVTVHKPRTPAFTMGVKHSPHLCPLVVDIRD encoded by the exons ATGAAACTGCCCCAGGGGACCAGGTACTCTGTGTTCTATGCGCAGCATCCAGAGAAGAAGGAACAGTTGCCCTCATGGCAGGAGATCAAGCAGACCCCTGTCATCATGGCCATGCTCAAAG GTCCAGGGCCCGCCAAGTACCTGCGGCCATCCTGCACGGGCTACATAGAGCACGACAGCTCCATGTTCCAGGAGCCGGCTTACACCCTGCACAGCCGGCACTCGGAGAAGC GGATCACGGACGTGTGCAGCCCTGGGCCTTGCTACTTCTTGGATCCCAAAATAACCCGGTTTGGAATGTCCAGCTGCCCACAGGTCCCCAATGAGGAGCATGTTGCCAACCAGC GCCtgagccccaccctggccccttgCCACTACTGTTTTGAGAAGATCCCCCCACCTGCGGAACGCAAGGCTCCCCGGCATACTTTCGGCTACCGGTGCCCATACAGAGTGATGGACCCCAACCCAGCCCCCAACCGCTACCAGCTGCCATCCTTGCTGGGGCCCAACAACCCCGTCAGCCGAGCCGCCCCCTGCTATAGTCTGGCCTCCCCGGACAAGTACTGGTTCTACAAGGAGGATGTGGCAGGAGGCCCTGGGCCTGCCATGCACGCCCGGCCGGAGCCGTCCGTCTACCAGAACCGCAGTCCCGTCTACAGCATGGCCAAGCGCTTCGGCTACCCGCTGGACCACACGCCTCGGCCGGGCCCTGGCTCCCACGAGGTCCAGCAGGTCACGGTGCACAAGCCCCGCACGCCAGCTTTCACCATGGGCGTCAAGCACTCACCCCACCTGTGCCCCCTGGTCGTTGACATTCGTGACTGA